A region from the Spirochaeta thermophila DSM 6192 genome encodes:
- the rpsG gene encoding 30S ribosomal protein S7, with product MSRRKKAIARHIMPDPKYNSREVMKFINRLMWDGKKSIAMSVVYKAIGILEERTGKPGLEVFLRAVDNVKPVVEVRSRRVGGATYQVPVEVRETRREALAMRWIIDAARGREGKPMEYRLADELLDAYNSTGVAFKKREDTHRMAEANKAFAHYRW from the coding sequence ATGTCCAGGAGAAAGAAGGCGATCGCCCGGCACATCATGCCGGATCCCAAGTATAACAGCCGCGAGGTGATGAAGTTCATCAATCGCCTCATGTGGGACGGGAAGAAGTCCATCGCCATGAGCGTCGTGTACAAGGCGATTGGGATCCTGGAGGAGCGTACCGGAAAGCCGGGGCTCGAGGTGTTTCTCAGGGCGGTGGACAACGTGAAGCCGGTGGTCGAGGTTCGTTCCCGTCGTGTGGGCGGTGCGACCTACCAGGTTCCCGTGGAGGTCCGTGAGACCCGACGGGAAGCCCTCGCGATGCGCTGGATCATCGATGCCGCCAGGGGAAGGGAGGGCAAGCCGATGGAATACCGGCTTGCCGACGAACTCCTGGATGCGTACAATTCCACCGGTGTCGCTTTCAAGAAGCGAGAGGATACGCACAGGATGGCGGAGGCCAACAAGGCCTTTGCTCACTATAGATGGTAG
- the rplC gene encoding 50S ribosomal protein L3: MVGVIGRKLGMTQVFDANGYVVPVTVIKVEKNTVVDVRTPERHGYRALVLGAFPLKASRAVKPYLGQFQKRGLEPKKVLREIRDFEGDYKPGDEIGVEIFEGVRFVDVRGLSKGKGYQGVMKRHGFSGGPASHGSKFHRAHGSTGQSAYPSKVLKGTKMAGRMGGVQVCVQNLRIVEVDKERGCLLVEGAVPGPRKGVVIVTRAKKKR, translated from the coding sequence ATGGTGGGAGTAATCGGTAGGAAGCTGGGGATGACCCAGGTGTTTGACGCCAATGGATACGTGGTCCCGGTGACGGTGATCAAGGTGGAGAAGAATACCGTGGTCGATGTGCGCACACCCGAGCGACACGGTTACCGGGCGCTCGTCCTTGGGGCCTTCCCCCTCAAGGCATCGAGGGCTGTGAAGCCCTATCTCGGTCAGTTCCAGAAGCGGGGGCTCGAGCCCAAGAAGGTGCTCCGCGAGATCAGGGATTTCGAGGGTGACTACAAGCCGGGCGACGAGATAGGGGTGGAGATCTTCGAGGGAGTGCGGTTCGTGGATGTCCGCGGGCTCTCGAAGGGTAAGGGCTATCAGGGGGTGATGAAGAGGCACGGGTTCAGCGGCGGTCCGGCGTCGCACGGTTCCAAGTTCCACAGGGCCCATGGTTCCACGGGTCAGTCCGCCTATCCCTCCAAGGTGCTCAAGGGTACGAAGATGGCCGGAAGGATGGGCGGTGTGCAGGTCTGTGTGCAGAACCTGCGGATCGTGGAGGTGGACAAGGAGCGAGGGTGTCTCCTTGTGGAGGGGGCGGTGCCCGGTCCGAGGAAAGGGGTGGTGATCGTCACCCGGGCGAAAAAGAAGCGATAG
- the rpoC gene encoding DNA-directed RNA polymerase subunit beta', translated as MKNMQEFAAIRIMLASPELIRARSYGEVKKPETINYRTLRPERDGLFCERIFGTTKEWECYCGKFKSIRYKGVVCDRCGVEVTHFKVRRERMGHIELAAPVSHIWFYRSVPSRMGLLLDLSVSALRSVLYYEQYIVIDPGDTDLKKMELLTEEEYLEARERYGMSFTAGIGAEAIRTLLKNLDLDALAAELRAKMLEKGPKADKRLLKRLELVEQFRDSGNRPEWMILDVIPVIPPELRPMVQLDGGRFATSDLNDLYRRVINRNNRLKRLMALNAPDIIIRNEKRMLQEAVDALFDNSKKRRAVKGASNRPLKSLSDILRGKQGRFRQNLLGKRVDYSGRSVIVVGPELKMHQCGLPVKMALELFKPFIMRKLVEREVVYNIKRAKTLVEQEADEVWAVLDEVIQEHPVLLNRAPTLHRLGIQAFEPVLVEGKAIKLHPLVCHAYNADFDGDQMAVHVPLTQAAQTECWTLMLSSRNLLNPANGKPIVFPSQDMVLGIYYLTQVKKGAKGEGRYFASEDELVYAAECGAVDYHALVKVRVSKAPHNGAFVETSAGRVIFNQALPPELEFVNQVFTDKELRQFVGRVYQEKGRGVAVRLLDAMKEIGFKYATLSGTTFSLADVVVPEDKKAMIEEANQKVAAIQEQYLSGHITNEERYNRVIEVWSKTNEDLTNVMMKVLREDRDGFNPLYMMAHSGARGSRSQIRQLAAMRGLMAKPSGEIIELPIRANFKEGLSVIEYFISTNGARKGLADTALKTADAGYLTRRLVDIAQDVVVNEEDCGTINGIEMRALKDGEEIVENLADRIKGRFTIERVKHPITGEIIVDVDQEITDEKAREIEEAGIEAVRVRSVLTCEARHGVCQKCYGRNLATNRLVEIGEAVGIVAAQSIGQPGTQLTMRTFHIGGTATRVVEENRVYLKYPVLVESLEGNVVELETGIRLFTRRGKVKARRILETHALDEKDEVLVEDDQKVMTGQPLLRRASGEEIFSGHNAIVRLKGDRLLLVAQEQSVEIRNGSEIFVHPGDVLDAGETIAVFDPFSEPIIAEQSGVVKYHDMVLGTTLREEVNEDTGKIEKKITEHQLERLQPRIVIEDDEGNELGVYYLPGGAYVNVEDGERITAGRTLARMLRESVRTMDITGGLPRVGELFEARKAKNAAVLAQVSGTVHFHGIVKGKRVIVVEDEFGREYKHLIPMGRHLLVREGDHVEAGEKLCEGPVSPHEVLRILGENALQAFLLNEIQEVYRLQGVEINDKHIAIIIRQMMKKVEIVEVGDTKFIYGQQVDRREFFEENERVRRQGGQPAVARPLLLGITKASLSIDSFIAAASFQETTRVLTNAAIAGSVDYLRGLKENVIIGHLIPAGTGVQRYREIKLYDEHKQDLDLKVRELLEARSQEETLEI; from the coding sequence ATGAAGAACATGCAGGAGTTTGCTGCAATCAGGATAATGCTCGCTTCCCCGGAACTCATCAGGGCTCGCAGTTACGGGGAGGTGAAGAAGCCGGAGACCATCAACTACCGCACCCTCAGGCCGGAGCGCGACGGTCTTTTCTGTGAGCGGATCTTCGGTACCACCAAGGAGTGGGAGTGTTACTGTGGGAAGTTCAAGTCCATCCGATACAAGGGGGTGGTCTGTGACCGGTGCGGCGTCGAGGTGACCCACTTCAAGGTGAGGAGGGAGCGGATGGGGCATATCGAGCTCGCCGCCCCTGTCTCCCACATATGGTTCTACCGCTCCGTGCCCTCCCGCATGGGGCTCCTCCTCGACCTGAGTGTCTCGGCCCTCCGGTCGGTGCTCTACTACGAGCAGTACATCGTGATCGATCCGGGTGACACGGATCTCAAGAAGATGGAGCTCCTCACCGAGGAGGAGTACCTCGAGGCCCGCGAGCGGTACGGCATGTCGTTCACCGCGGGGATAGGGGCCGAGGCGATCCGGACCCTCCTCAAGAACCTGGATCTGGACGCCCTCGCCGCGGAGCTCCGGGCCAAGATGTTGGAGAAGGGGCCCAAGGCGGACAAGCGTCTCCTCAAGCGGCTCGAGCTCGTGGAGCAGTTCAGGGACTCGGGCAACAGGCCTGAGTGGATGATCCTCGACGTGATCCCGGTGATCCCGCCCGAGCTCAGGCCCATGGTACAGCTCGACGGCGGGAGGTTCGCCACCTCGGATCTCAACGACCTCTACCGGAGGGTCATCAACCGCAACAACAGGCTCAAGCGGCTCATGGCCCTCAATGCCCCTGACATCATCATCCGGAACGAGAAGCGCATGCTCCAGGAGGCGGTGGACGCCCTCTTCGACAACTCCAAGAAGCGACGGGCGGTGAAAGGCGCCTCCAACCGCCCCCTCAAGTCGCTCTCGGACATCCTCAGGGGCAAGCAGGGGCGATTCCGCCAGAACCTGCTCGGGAAACGCGTCGACTACTCCGGACGGTCGGTCATCGTGGTGGGACCCGAGCTCAAGATGCACCAGTGCGGGCTGCCAGTGAAGATGGCCCTCGAGCTCTTCAAGCCCTTCATCATGCGCAAGCTCGTGGAGCGAGAGGTGGTCTACAACATCAAGCGGGCCAAGACCCTCGTGGAGCAGGAGGCCGACGAGGTCTGGGCCGTGCTCGACGAGGTGATCCAGGAGCACCCCGTGCTCCTCAACCGGGCGCCCACCCTCCACCGACTGGGGATCCAGGCCTTCGAGCCGGTGCTCGTGGAGGGGAAGGCGATCAAGCTCCATCCCCTCGTGTGTCACGCCTACAACGCGGACTTCGACGGCGACCAGATGGCGGTGCACGTGCCGCTCACCCAGGCCGCCCAGACCGAGTGCTGGACCCTCATGCTCTCCTCGCGGAACCTCCTCAATCCCGCGAACGGTAAACCCATCGTCTTCCCTTCACAGGACATGGTCCTCGGCATCTACTACCTCACCCAGGTGAAGAAGGGGGCGAAGGGCGAGGGGCGGTACTTCGCCTCGGAGGACGAGCTCGTGTACGCGGCCGAGTGCGGGGCGGTGGACTACCACGCCCTGGTGAAGGTGCGCGTCTCCAAGGCCCCCCACAACGGTGCGTTCGTGGAGACCAGCGCGGGCCGGGTGATCTTCAACCAGGCCCTCCCGCCCGAGTTGGAGTTCGTGAACCAGGTGTTCACCGACAAGGAGCTCAGGCAGTTCGTGGGGCGCGTGTACCAGGAGAAGGGACGGGGGGTTGCCGTCCGTCTCCTCGATGCGATGAAGGAGATCGGCTTCAAGTATGCGACCCTCTCCGGTACCACCTTCTCGCTGGCCGATGTGGTGGTTCCCGAGGACAAGAAGGCGATGATAGAGGAGGCGAACCAGAAGGTCGCCGCCATCCAGGAGCAGTACCTCTCAGGGCACATCACGAACGAGGAACGATACAACCGCGTGATCGAGGTGTGGAGCAAGACGAACGAAGACCTCACCAACGTGATGATGAAGGTCCTCAGGGAGGATCGCGATGGGTTCAACCCGCTCTACATGATGGCCCACTCGGGGGCCCGTGGAAGCCGGAGCCAGATCAGGCAGCTTGCGGCGATGCGCGGTCTCATGGCGAAACCGTCGGGAGAGATCATCGAGCTGCCCATCAGGGCGAACTTCAAGGAAGGGCTCTCGGTGATCGAGTACTTCATCTCCACGAACGGTGCGCGTAAGGGGCTCGCCGACACGGCCCTCAAGACCGCGGACGCCGGCTATCTCACGAGACGGCTCGTGGATATCGCCCAGGACGTGGTGGTGAACGAAGAGGACTGCGGTACCATCAACGGGATCGAGATGCGCGCCCTCAAGGACGGTGAGGAGATCGTGGAGAACCTGGCCGACAGGATCAAGGGACGGTTCACCATCGAACGGGTGAAGCATCCCATCACCGGCGAGATCATCGTGGACGTGGACCAGGAGATCACCGACGAGAAGGCGCGTGAGATCGAGGAGGCCGGTATAGAGGCGGTGCGGGTGCGGAGCGTGCTCACCTGTGAGGCACGGCACGGTGTGTGTCAGAAGTGTTACGGCCGTAACCTGGCGACCAACCGCCTCGTGGAGATAGGGGAAGCGGTGGGCATCGTCGCTGCGCAGTCGATCGGCCAGCCGGGTACCCAGCTCACCATGCGTACCTTCCACATCGGGGGTACTGCCACCAGGGTGGTGGAGGAGAACCGCGTGTATCTCAAGTACCCGGTGCTCGTGGAATCGCTGGAGGGCAATGTCGTGGAGCTGGAGACGGGTATACGCCTCTTCACCCGTCGCGGGAAAGTGAAGGCCCGGAGGATCCTCGAGACGCACGCCCTCGACGAGAAGGACGAGGTGCTCGTAGAGGATGATCAGAAGGTGATGACGGGGCAGCCCCTCCTCAGGCGTGCATCGGGTGAGGAGATCTTCTCCGGCCACAACGCCATCGTCCGCCTGAAGGGGGACAGGCTCCTCCTCGTGGCCCAGGAACAGTCGGTGGAGATCAGAAACGGATCGGAGATCTTCGTCCATCCGGGCGACGTGCTCGATGCGGGAGAGACCATCGCGGTCTTCGACCCCTTCAGTGAGCCCATCATCGCGGAACAGAGCGGTGTGGTGAAGTACCACGACATGGTACTGGGCACGACCCTCCGGGAGGAGGTGAACGAGGATACCGGGAAGATAGAGAAGAAGATCACCGAGCACCAGCTCGAACGTCTCCAGCCCAGGATCGTGATAGAGGACGACGAGGGCAACGAGCTCGGCGTGTACTACCTCCCGGGCGGTGCCTATGTGAACGTGGAAGACGGGGAGCGCATCACCGCTGGTCGTACCCTCGCGCGGATGCTCAGGGAGAGCGTCCGAACCATGGACATCACCGGTGGTCTGCCCCGGGTGGGTGAGCTCTTCGAGGCCCGCAAGGCCAAGAACGCCGCGGTCCTCGCCCAGGTGAGCGGCACGGTGCACTTCCATGGTATCGTGAAGGGCAAGCGGGTGATCGTGGTGGAGGACGAGTTCGGTCGGGAATACAAGCACCTCATCCCCATGGGACGCCACCTCCTCGTCCGGGAAGGCGACCACGTGGAGGCGGGCGAGAAACTCTGTGAGGGCCCCGTGAGCCCCCACGAGGTCCTCCGGATTCTGGGAGAAAACGCGCTTCAGGCATTCCTCCTCAACGAGATACAGGAGGTGTACCGGCTCCAGGGGGTGGAGATCAACGACAAGCACATCGCCATCATCATCAGGCAGATGATGAAGAAGGTGGAGATCGTCGAGGTGGGAGACACCAAGTTCATCTACGGCCAACAGGTCGACAGACGGGAGTTCTTCGAGGAGAACGAGCGTGTGCGACGGCAGGGCGGACAACCCGCCGTGGCTCGGCCTCTGCTCCTCGGTATCACCAAGGCTTCCCTCAGCATCGATTCCTTCATCGCTGCGGCCTCCTTCCAGGAGACCACCAGGGTGCTCACCAATGCCGCGATCGCAGGATCGGTGGACTACCTGCGAGGGCTCAAGGAGAACGTGATCATCGGTCACCTCATCCCTGCCGGGACGGGGGTCCAGCGGTATCGAGAGATCAAGCTCTACGACGAACACAAGCAGGATCTCGACCTCAAGGTGAGGGAGCTGCTCGAGGCGCGATCCCAGGAGGAGACCCTCGAGATCTAG
- the rpsL gene encoding 30S ribosomal protein S12, producing the protein MPTINQLIRFGRKKAKNKSKSPALQSCPQKRGVCTRVMTVTPKKPNSALRKVARVRLSNGIEVTAYIPGIGHNLQEHSVVLVRGGRVKDLPGVRYHIIRGAKDALGVEDRRRGRSKYGAKRPKA; encoded by the coding sequence ATGCCTACGATAAATCAGCTTATCCGGTTCGGAAGGAAGAAGGCGAAGAACAAGAGCAAGTCTCCGGCGCTTCAGTCGTGCCCGCAGAAGCGGGGGGTGTGCACCCGTGTGATGACGGTGACGCCGAAGAAGCCGAACTCGGCCCTCCGTAAGGTCGCTCGTGTCCGTCTCTCGAACGGGATCGAGGTGACCGCGTACATCCCGGGGATAGGACACAACCTTCAGGAGCACTCGGTGGTGCTCGTGAGGGGTGGACGTGTGAAGGACCTCCCCGGTGTCCGTTATCACATCATCCGTGGTGCCAAGGATGCCCTGGGGGTTGAGGATCGGCGACGGGGTCGGTCGAAGTACGGGGCCAAGCGGCCCAAGGCGTAA
- the tuf gene encoding elongation factor Tu, whose product MAKEKFERTKPHINVGTIGHVDHGKTTLTAAISGFCARNYGTKAFSYDDIDNAPEEKARGITINARHIEYQTDKRHYAHVDCPGHADYIKNMITGAAQMDGAILVVAADDGVMAQTREHVLLARQVGVPAIVVFLNKIDLVDDPELIELVEMDIRELLNKYEFPGDDTPIIKGSAYKAMTNPDDAEATACIKELLETMDEYIPLPQRAVDKPFLMSIEDVFSIQGRGTVVTGRIDQGVIRPGDEVEIVGFGETKKTVVTSVEMFNKILDEGQAGDNVGCLLRGIDKDEVERGQVLAKPGSITPHKKFKAAIYCLTKEEGGRHTPFFSGYRPQFYFRTTDVTGSVYLPDDKQMVMPGDNAEITVELITPVAMDKGLRFAIREGGRTVASGQVIEVIE is encoded by the coding sequence ATGGCGAAGGAGAAGTTTGAAAGGACGAAGCCGCATATAAACGTCGGAACCATCGGCCACGTCGACCATGGTAAGACCACGCTCACTGCGGCTATCTCTGGGTTCTGTGCGCGTAACTACGGTACCAAGGCCTTCAGCTATGACGACATCGACAACGCGCCGGAGGAGAAGGCTCGAGGTATCACCATCAATGCCCGGCACATCGAGTATCAGACCGACAAGCGCCACTATGCGCACGTGGACTGTCCGGGGCATGCCGACTATATCAAGAACATGATCACCGGTGCAGCCCAGATGGACGGTGCGATCCTCGTGGTGGCGGCCGACGACGGCGTGATGGCGCAGACCAGGGAGCACGTGCTCCTCGCCCGGCAGGTGGGCGTGCCTGCGATCGTGGTGTTCCTCAACAAGATCGATCTCGTCGACGATCCCGAGCTCATCGAGCTCGTGGAGATGGACATCAGGGAGCTCCTCAACAAATACGAGTTCCCCGGGGACGATACGCCGATCATCAAGGGTTCCGCCTACAAGGCGATGACCAACCCCGACGATGCGGAGGCCACTGCCTGCATCAAGGAGCTCCTCGAGACGATGGACGAGTACATTCCGCTCCCGCAGAGGGCGGTGGACAAGCCCTTCCTCATGTCGATCGAGGACGTCTTCTCCATCCAGGGGCGTGGTACGGTGGTCACCGGTCGTATCGATCAGGGTGTGATCCGTCCCGGTGACGAGGTCGAGATCGTGGGCTTCGGCGAGACCAAGAAGACCGTCGTCACCAGTGTCGAGATGTTCAATAAGATCCTCGACGAGGGGCAGGCCGGTGACAATGTCGGGTGTCTCCTCAGGGGTATCGACAAGGACGAGGTGGAGCGCGGCCAAGTGCTCGCGAAGCCCGGTTCCATCACCCCGCACAAGAAGTTCAAGGCTGCGATCTACTGTCTCACCAAGGAGGAGGGTGGGCGTCATACCCCCTTCTTCTCCGGGTACAGGCCGCAGTTCTACTTCAGGACCACCGATGTGACCGGTTCGGTCTACCTCCCGGACGACAAGCAGATGGTGATGCCCGGTGACAATGCCGAGATCACCGTCGAGCTCATCACCCCTGTTGCCATGGACAAGGGGCTCAGGTTCGCCATTCGTGAGGGAGGGCGCACCGTCGCGAGCGGGCAGGTGATCGAGGTCATTGAGTAA
- the rpsJ gene encoding 30S ribosomal protein S10, translated as MAGEKIRVRLKGFDTELVDQSAQAIVQAAQKAGAKVSGPVPLPTHIRKYTVLRSPHVNKESREQFEMRIHKRLVDILNPTPAVMDALMKLELPAGVDVEIKQ; from the coding sequence ATGGCAGGCGAGAAGATTCGAGTCAGGTTGAAAGGGTTCGATACGGAACTCGTAGATCAGAGTGCCCAGGCGATCGTGCAGGCGGCTCAGAAGGCTGGGGCGAAGGTTTCCGGTCCGGTGCCCCTTCCTACGCACATTCGTAAGTATACGGTTCTTCGTTCGCCTCATGTGAACAAGGAGTCGCGGGAGCAGTTCGAGATGAGGATCCATAAGCGGCTCGTCGATATCCTCAATCCCACCCCGGCGGTCATGGATGCGCTCATGAAGCTCGAGTTGCCGGCAGGGGTGGATGTCGAGATCAAGCAGTGA